Proteins from a genomic interval of Desulfofustis limnaeus:
- the tnpA gene encoding IS200/IS605 family transposase yields MTTYRHGSHTVFSIHLHVVWITKYRKKVLTESVALRVRDMIRETCQREGVDIIKGHVSKDHIHLFLSIPPQVTISRLVQKLKGKTSFKLMNEFPHLRKTFWGRHFWARGYFCCSSGNVTDEMIIEYIETQDASSDDNFKVEGDGEKSA; encoded by the coding sequence ATGACCACGTATCGCCATGGCTCGCATACCGTTTTCTCTATCCACCTGCACGTGGTGTGGATTACGAAGTACCGTAAGAAAGTGTTGACGGAAAGTGTGGCCCTTCGAGTACGAGACATGATCCGGGAGACATGTCAACGGGAAGGGGTGGACATCATCAAAGGCCATGTGTCCAAGGACCATATCCACCTGTTCCTGTCGATTCCTCCGCAGGTGACAATAAGTCGTTTGGTGCAGAAACTGAAAGGGAAGACATCGTTCAAGCTGATGAATGAGTTTCCCCACCTGCGCAAGACGTTCTGGGGTAGACACTTTTGGGCTCGCGGGTATTTCTGCTGCAGCAGCGGCAACGTTACCGACGAGATGATCATCGAGTATATCGAGACTCAAGATGCAAGCTCCGATGATAATTTCAAGGTTGAGGGTGATGGAGAGAAGTCGGCGTAG
- a CDS encoding SGNH/GDSL hydrolase family protein, translating into MKPLELLFLGDSLIDYGDWPRRLPQYRVISKGIPGETSGELLLRLDRAVAGHHPAAVILMTGTNDLFIGDPATTAQVQRVVDRLNHFFPETLVILTGLPPFVWPHIKEAAQALNRHLRAIANRPRGCYLDLEQSFVAADRHLFSADGVHLNEAGYQVWQHLLGLTLESLHFSASDLS; encoded by the coding sequence ATGAAACCGTTGGAATTGCTCTTTCTCGGTGACTCGTTGATCGATTACGGTGACTGGCCGCGCCGCCTGCCGCAGTACCGTGTCATCAGCAAAGGAATCCCCGGCGAAACCTCCGGGGAGCTGTTACTCCGCCTGGATCGTGCCGTCGCCGGCCACCATCCGGCGGCCGTCATTCTGATGACCGGCACCAACGATCTGTTCATCGGTGATCCCGCCACAACTGCCCAGGTGCAACGAGTCGTTGACCGCCTCAACCACTTTTTCCCGGAGACCTTGGTCATCCTCACCGGCCTGCCGCCCTTTGTCTGGCCGCACATCAAGGAGGCGGCCCAGGCCCTCAACCGTCACCTGCGAGCGATCGCGAATCGACCCCGGGGGTGCTACCTGGATCTGGAACAATCGTTTGTCGCCGCCGACCGGCACCTGTTCAGCGCTGACGGGGTTCACCTGAATGAAGCCGGCTACCAGGTCTGGCAACATCTGCTGGGTCTCACACTCGAGTCCTTGCATTTCTCCGCGTCAGATTTATCATAG
- a CDS encoding NUDIX hydrolase yields the protein MKCPTCHTVITPINPIPTVDIIIEIGSRIVLIERRNPPPGWALPGGFVDYGESYETAAIREAKEETGLDVTNLQQFRTYSEPGRDPRMHTASTVFVAEAEGSPQAGDDAGQAELFSRDNLPELAFDHGRILADYFRWRDRHPR from the coding sequence ATGAAATGTCCCACCTGTCACACCGTCATCACACCGATAAACCCGATCCCCACGGTTGATATCATTATCGAGATCGGGTCCCGCATCGTTCTCATCGAACGGCGCAACCCGCCGCCCGGCTGGGCCTTGCCGGGAGGTTTTGTCGATTATGGCGAGTCCTACGAGACCGCCGCAATTCGGGAAGCCAAAGAGGAAACCGGCCTGGACGTCACCAACCTGCAGCAATTTCGCACCTATTCCGAACCGGGACGCGACCCGCGTATGCACACGGCATCCACCGTATTCGTGGCCGAGGCAGAAGGATCCCCCCAAGCCGGCGACGATGCCGGCCAAGCAGAACTATTTTCTCGAGATAATCTACCGGAGCTGGCCTTCGACCACGGCCGTATCCTGGCCGATTATTTTCGCTGGAGGGATCGGCACCCCCGTTGA
- a CDS encoding DUF1566 domain-containing protein, producing MGMFHRIKVGDLMIDSIDWEMTPEWTFGTFESWGGRERIRNNNERIYYFYIDNWGDEPKLLLMERGVKHARIIAEIEAPSELVKRCVDDQGESAFYDQTFAIDDDIRTWLIQHVLDSGANNNLVRPISEPPVVEDMGRSLPIWDGRPAAGEDFVELPANPAVLTDEEVAALIGRWNFFDAEANPGGRFVNHLHDAGNRTIVDQRTGLMWQSGGLDIASLRAINKQIVALNQAGFAGFHDWRLPSLAEAMSLLEPVQNDKDLYLDSNFSNQQPFIFVSGQRNPGGYWFVDFKQGRAFWSSGTIPGGFGRLCRSVTT from the coding sequence ATGGGTATGTTCCATCGTATCAAGGTTGGTGATTTGATGATTGATTCGATCGACTGGGAGATGACGCCGGAATGGACATTCGGCACCTTCGAGTCGTGGGGCGGCCGGGAACGCATCCGCAACAACAATGAGCGGATCTACTATTTTTACATCGATAACTGGGGTGATGAACCGAAGCTGCTGTTGATGGAGCGGGGCGTCAAGCATGCTCGCATCATTGCGGAAATTGAAGCGCCTTCGGAACTGGTGAAGCGGTGTGTCGACGATCAGGGGGAGAGCGCTTTTTATGATCAGACTTTCGCCATCGATGACGATATCCGTACCTGGTTGATCCAACACGTACTTGATTCGGGCGCCAACAACAATCTGGTGCGGCCGATCAGCGAACCTCCGGTTGTCGAGGATATGGGCAGAAGCCTGCCGATCTGGGATGGCAGGCCGGCTGCCGGAGAGGACTTCGTCGAACTCCCAGCGAACCCTGCGGTTCTCACTGACGAAGAGGTGGCAGCTTTGATCGGCCGGTGGAACTTCTTCGACGCGGAAGCCAACCCCGGCGGACGCTTTGTCAACCACCTGCATGACGCCGGGAATAGAACCATCGTCGACCAGCGAACCGGTTTGATGTGGCAGAGCGGCGGACTCGACATTGCTTCCCTCCGCGCTATCAATAAGCAGATAGTTGCGCTCAACCAGGCCGGTTTTGCGGGGTTTCATGACTGGCGCCTGCCGTCATTGGCCGAGGCCATGTCCCTGCTCGAACCGGTGCAGAACGACAAGGATCTCTATCTCGATTCGAACTTCTCCAACCAACAGCCGTTTATTTTCGTCTCTGGCCAACGCAATCCCGGTGGCTATTGGTTCGTCGATTTCAAACAAGGGCGAGCTTTCTGGTCGTCGGGTACCATCCCGGGCGGATTCGGCCGCCTGTGCCGAAGCGTTACCACCTGA
- a CDS encoding glycogen debranching protein, with amino-acid sequence MKKRALPITGGTPLPFGPRRADGWVNFSLFSRHATAVTLVIRELDGPRRGKIQEIRLDPTLHRSGDIWHARVHTDHRLCYGYRLEGSDQANAAQTFSPGQILIDPYCRHLAPRPWGHASPVGAEPLCLIDTESSFDWQGDRPLRTPLADTVIYELHVRGFTRHKTSQVSAPGTFQGVIDKIDYLCSLGVTAVEFLPVTAWDETDNRFFDPDSGARLLNLWGYNPLTFFALHGGLAAKPQAAMDEFKTMVRSLHQAGIEVILDMVFNHTGESDLAGVTSSFRGIDNQVYYLVDPNNGEYLNFSGCGNTLNCNHPVVRRLIIDALRYWVQEMHVDGFRFDLAAIFSRGRNGVVLTEAPLIEEIAEDPVLRDTKIIAEAWDASGLYQVGSFSSDPRWLEWNGRFRDDVRRFFAGLPDSVSTLASRLAGSSDLYGTSGRGPLNSINFVTSHDGFTLYDLVSYDHKHNQRNGEQNRDGEVHNLSWNSGHEGDPAAEDILVLRRRRMRSLIGVLLLSQGVPMLTAGDEFGRTQQGNNNSWCQDNEIGWLDWSLAETNRDLLRFVRFCIQLRKNHRCFRRDLFFPPPQHDGTDHHPEISWQSLHPGKPDWSAECQTLGCLLHDPGDEADFLLLFNGSRSHDAPFIIPALPPSRTSCHWRMIIDSSAAPPADCSSATAGAKIDAGTELVVGTMGLVVLQSHRSKPTPPRPRSR; translated from the coding sequence ATGAAAAAAAGAGCGCTGCCGATCACTGGAGGAACCCCCTTGCCTTTCGGTCCCCGCCGCGCAGACGGCTGGGTCAATTTCAGCCTCTTTTCCCGTCACGCCACAGCTGTAACCCTGGTAATTCGGGAGCTTGACGGGCCACGCCGAGGGAAAATCCAGGAGATCCGTCTCGATCCGACGCTCCATCGCAGCGGCGACATCTGGCATGCCCGGGTGCACACCGACCATCGCCTGTGCTACGGATACCGCCTGGAAGGCTCCGACCAGGCCAACGCAGCCCAAACGTTTTCACCAGGGCAGATCCTGATCGATCCATATTGTCGCCATCTGGCACCTCGCCCCTGGGGGCATGCCTCCCCAGTCGGTGCGGAGCCGCTCTGCCTGATCGATACGGAATCCTCCTTTGATTGGCAGGGCGACCGGCCGCTGCGTACGCCGCTGGCGGACACCGTCATCTACGAGTTGCATGTCCGCGGCTTCACGAGGCATAAGACCTCCCAGGTATCAGCACCGGGCACATTCCAGGGGGTCATCGACAAGATCGATTATCTCTGCTCACTTGGTGTCACCGCAGTGGAATTCCTGCCGGTTACGGCCTGGGACGAAACGGACAATCGCTTTTTCGACCCCGACAGCGGGGCGCGCCTGCTGAATCTCTGGGGCTACAATCCCCTCACCTTCTTTGCTTTGCACGGCGGCTTGGCCGCCAAGCCACAGGCTGCCATGGACGAATTCAAGACCATGGTCCGCAGCCTGCACCAGGCCGGCATCGAAGTGATTCTCGATATGGTCTTCAACCATACGGGCGAATCCGACCTGGCCGGGGTGACGTCATCCTTCCGCGGCATCGACAACCAAGTCTACTACCTGGTGGATCCGAACAACGGCGAATACCTCAATTTTTCCGGCTGCGGCAACACTCTCAACTGCAATCATCCCGTAGTCCGCCGACTGATCATCGACGCTCTGCGTTACTGGGTCCAGGAGATGCATGTGGACGGTTTCCGGTTCGACCTGGCTGCCATCTTCAGCCGCGGCCGCAACGGGGTCGTGTTGACAGAGGCGCCGCTGATCGAGGAGATCGCCGAAGATCCCGTGTTACGCGACACCAAGATCATCGCCGAGGCCTGGGACGCATCGGGGCTCTATCAGGTCGGTTCCTTCTCTTCCGATCCCCGCTGGCTGGAGTGGAACGGCCGCTTTCGTGACGATGTCCGCCGCTTTTTCGCCGGTCTTCCCGACAGCGTCAGCACTCTCGCCTCACGGCTGGCCGGCAGCTCAGATCTCTATGGAACCAGCGGTCGAGGACCGCTAAATTCGATCAATTTCGTGACCAGTCATGACGGTTTCACCCTTTATGACCTGGTGAGTTACGACCATAAGCACAACCAACGCAACGGCGAACAGAACCGGGACGGGGAAGTGCACAATCTGAGCTGGAACAGCGGCCATGAGGGTGATCCGGCGGCCGAGGATATACTGGTGCTGCGCCGGCGGCGCATGCGCAGCCTCATCGGCGTGCTGCTGCTGTCGCAAGGAGTACCGATGCTAACCGCCGGTGACGAGTTCGGTCGAACTCAGCAGGGCAACAACAACAGCTGGTGCCAGGACAATGAGATCGGTTGGCTCGACTGGTCATTGGCGGAAACCAACCGGGATCTGCTCCGTTTTGTCCGCTTCTGTATTCAGTTGCGTAAAAATCATCGCTGCTTCCGCCGGGACCTCTTTTTCCCCCCACCCCAGCACGACGGGACCGACCACCATCCGGAAATCAGCTGGCAATCGTTGCATCCCGGTAAGCCGGATTGGTCGGCCGAATGTCAGACCTTGGGCTGCCTGCTCCATGATCCTGGCGACGAGGCGGACTTCCTGCTTCTGTTCAACGGCAGCCGTAGCCACGATGCCCCGTTCATCATCCCCGCCCTACCACCGAGCCGCACCTCTTGCCACTGGCGCATGATTATTGACAGCTCCGCTGCCCCGCCGGCCGATTGTTCGTCCGCAACGGCAGGAGCAAAGATCGATGCCGGCACAGAACTGGTGGTCGGCACCATGGGGCTGGTCGTTCTGCAGTCCCATCGCAGCAAACCGACACCTCCCCGCCCACGGTCCCGATGA
- a CDS encoding 5' nucleotidase, NT5C type, whose protein sequence is MSKPPSSSETVGQWPGLSTQAPLDPHRVGFDFDGVIADVAEAFLRIACRDYDYCSITIEDITSFELERCLPMDKKVVEAIFSTILHDSVGNDLRPLPGAIETLNHLGERSPITVITARPVLQPVRDWFAAHCPGRIARRIELIATGDHDNKESFIRKCGLRHFIDDRASTCRQLAAAGLEPIVYSQPWNSRQHDLPAVVNWQEIAWLFDLPDPL, encoded by the coding sequence TTGAGCAAGCCACCATCGTCGAGTGAAACAGTCGGCCAGTGGCCCGGGCTGTCAACCCAGGCGCCGCTCGATCCCCATCGGGTGGGTTTTGACTTCGACGGCGTCATAGCCGATGTCGCCGAGGCTTTTTTGCGCATCGCCTGTCGTGACTATGACTACTGCAGCATCACCATCGAAGATATCACATCCTTCGAGCTGGAACGTTGTCTGCCCATGGATAAGAAGGTGGTGGAAGCGATTTTCTCCACCATTCTCCACGACTCGGTCGGCAATGATCTGCGTCCGCTGCCCGGCGCCATCGAGACCCTGAACCACCTCGGCGAGCGGTCTCCCATTACCGTCATAACCGCTCGGCCGGTCCTGCAGCCGGTGCGGGACTGGTTTGCCGCCCATTGTCCGGGCCGTATCGCCCGGCGTATCGAACTGATCGCCACCGGCGATCACGACAACAAAGAGTCGTTCATCAGAAAATGCGGACTGCGCCATTTCATCGACGATCGCGCCAGCACCTGCCGCCAACTGGCCGCTGCCGGGCTGGAGCCGATCGTCTACAGCCAGCCGTGGAACAGTCGCCAGCACGATCTGCCAGCCGTGGTCAACTGGCAAGAGATCGCCTGGTTGTTTGACCTTCCGGATCCGCTATGA
- a CDS encoding DNA-binding protein gives MKHPSAGMLFPVLAFIILLLTPAPNQAADAPAHGGVLTGTVLETMNGAGYTYVHLETADATIWVALPESSVETGKTVSLLPGMVMQDFHSNAFDRTFDSIVFSPGLADNQTAGAPGAQANKEGGNAFAAAVAAERGAVQQQIPPQSGGSQAAIVPFSETSVEKAQGEHAYTVAELYAKAKELDGSVVRVRGQVVKFNTNIMGRNWVHVQDGSGDPVNNTHDLVITTSQEVTLQQVVTLEGTVAAAKDFGAGYAYEVLLEQATIVE, from the coding sequence ATGAAACACCCCAGTGCTGGTATGTTGTTCCCTGTACTTGCTTTCATTATCTTACTATTGACCCCGGCGCCAAACCAGGCCGCTGACGCTCCCGCCCATGGCGGTGTCCTGACCGGCACCGTTCTCGAGACCATGAACGGCGCCGGCTACACCTATGTCCACCTGGAAACCGCCGACGCGACGATCTGGGTGGCGCTGCCGGAAAGTTCGGTTGAAACCGGGAAAACCGTCTCCCTCCTGCCCGGCATGGTGATGCAGGATTTCCACAGTAACGCCTTCGACCGAACCTTCGACTCCATCGTCTTCTCGCCGGGTCTTGCCGACAACCAGACAGCTGGCGCGCCTGGAGCACAGGCCAACAAGGAAGGAGGAAATGCTTTTGCCGCCGCCGTGGCCGCCGAGCGCGGAGCCGTCCAACAACAGATACCGCCCCAATCGGGAGGCAGCCAGGCCGCCATCGTCCCGTTCTCTGAAACCAGCGTTGAAAAAGCCCAGGGTGAGCACGCCTACACCGTGGCCGAACTCTATGCCAAGGCCAAGGAGCTTGATGGAAGCGTGGTCCGGGTGCGTGGCCAGGTGGTCAAGTTCAACACCAACATCATGGGACGTAATTGGGTTCACGTACAAGATGGCAGCGGAGATCCGGTGAATAACACCCATGACCTGGTGATCACCACCAGCCAGGAAGTTACCCTGCAACAAGTCGTCACTCTGGAGGGAACCGTCGCTGCCGCAAAAGATTTTGGGGCCGGCTACGCATACGAGGTGCTCCTTGAGCAAGCCACCATCGTCGAGTGA
- the rbr gene encoding rubrerythrin: protein MSKTIENLKEAFAGESMARNKYTFFAKVARKEGYHYIASIFEETAINEMRHANDHFKLLGGIGNTAANLKEAVDGEDYETVSMYPEFAKIAREEGNLAAAIKFEMIGKIEAAHRERYKKLLARVENGTVFKRDKPITWKCSLCGYLHEGTEPPTKCPSCEHPKEYYEPADLLNDL from the coding sequence ATGAGCAAGACGATAGAGAACCTCAAGGAAGCCTTTGCCGGCGAGTCCATGGCTCGCAACAAGTACACCTTTTTCGCCAAGGTGGCCCGCAAGGAAGGGTATCATTACATCGCCAGCATTTTCGAAGAAACGGCAATCAATGAAATGCGTCATGCCAATGATCACTTCAAGTTGCTCGGTGGTATCGGCAACACTGCCGCCAATCTCAAAGAAGCAGTCGACGGGGAAGATTACGAAACCGTCAGCATGTACCCGGAATTTGCCAAAATCGCTCGGGAGGAGGGCAACCTGGCGGCAGCAATTAAGTTCGAAATGATCGGCAAGATAGAAGCGGCGCATCGTGAACGCTACAAGAAACTACTGGCCAGAGTCGAAAATGGCACGGTGTTTAAACGCGACAAGCCGATCACCTGGAAATGCAGCCTGTGCGGCTACCTGCATGAAGGGACAGAGCCGCCCACCAAATGTCCTTCCTGTGAACATCCCAAAGAGTATTATGAACCGGCCGACCTGTTGAACGACCTGTAA
- a CDS encoding DEAD/DEAH box helicase: protein MVTLTVAADCLLEGIDDQLEQMIKDRLTIDNPHYLAAKRYGRWIGKRLKPTLRYYETVPGGLRFPRGFSNQAVLLCRQQLGHDPHIIDQRRRLPEVNFTLLAELRAYQEQAVQQICSRSFGVLEAGTGSGKTVMALAAIARRRQPTIVIVHTKELLYQWQQRAREFLGVEAALVGDGQFAIGPLTIAIVNTARRRTEELVPHFGQLIVDECHRVPATLFTDVVSCFDSYYLLGLSATAFRSDEGMTRLIYYFMGDRIHTVDQMHLKVTGAVLRPKIIRRVTDFTYRYQGDYQALISALTRHEGRNRQIVDDIVQTVAHDPAGTALVVSDRLSHCQVFVELLQRHGIEVALLTGQTPPDQRATIVARVQAGELQVLVATLQLISEGFDCSGLSTLFLTTPITFEGRLLQVIGRIMRPAENKSPCVYDYVDEEVTALRRSAAARQKVLLKL, encoded by the coding sequence ATGGTTACCTTGACGGTTGCTGCCGATTGTCTGTTGGAAGGCATCGATGATCAGCTGGAGCAGATGATCAAGGACCGGTTGACCATCGATAACCCCCACTATCTGGCGGCCAAACGATATGGTCGATGGATCGGTAAACGGCTGAAACCGACGTTGCGCTATTACGAAACCGTACCGGGAGGACTTCGCTTTCCCCGTGGTTTTTCCAATCAGGCAGTACTGCTTTGCCGGCAACAACTGGGCCATGATCCGCACATCATTGATCAGCGTCGACGATTGCCGGAGGTTAACTTCACGCTGCTTGCCGAACTGCGCGCCTATCAGGAGCAAGCGGTTCAGCAGATCTGTTCGCGATCGTTTGGGGTGCTTGAAGCTGGAACCGGCAGCGGCAAGACGGTCATGGCGCTGGCGGCTATTGCCCGCCGTCGGCAGCCGACGATCGTCATCGTCCACACCAAGGAACTTCTTTACCAGTGGCAGCAGAGGGCCCGGGAGTTTCTCGGTGTTGAAGCGGCTTTGGTGGGGGACGGACAATTCGCCATCGGGCCGTTGACCATCGCCATCGTCAATACGGCACGAAGACGGACCGAAGAACTGGTGCCTCATTTTGGGCAACTGATCGTCGACGAATGCCACCGGGTGCCGGCAACCCTGTTCACCGACGTGGTATCTTGTTTTGATTCGTATTACCTGCTCGGCCTGTCAGCGACGGCGTTCCGCAGTGATGAGGGGATGACCCGGCTCATCTACTATTTCATGGGCGATCGTATCCATACGGTCGATCAGATGCACTTGAAGGTGACCGGTGCCGTTCTGCGGCCAAAGATCATCAGGCGAGTAACCGATTTCACCTACCGTTATCAGGGCGACTACCAGGCGCTGATCTCCGCTCTGACCAGACACGAGGGGCGCAACCGTCAGATCGTGGACGATATCGTCCAGACCGTGGCGCACGATCCCGCCGGCACGGCCCTGGTGGTTTCCGACCGTCTCAGTCATTGCCAGGTCTTCGTGGAGCTACTGCAGCGCCACGGTATCGAAGTCGCCCTGCTAACCGGTCAGACCCCGCCAGATCAACGGGCGACTATTGTTGCCAGGGTCCAGGCCGGAGAACTGCAGGTGCTGGTGGCCACGCTGCAGCTCATCAGTGAGGGGTTTGACTGTTCCGGCCTCTCCACCCTGTTTTTGACCACACCGATTACCTTTGAGGGGCGGCTGCTGCAGGTGATCGGACGAATCATGCGACCGGCGGAGAACAAATCGCCTTGTGTCTATGATTATGTGGATGAAGAGGTGACCGCTCTGCGCCGTTCGGCTGCTGCCCGGCAAAAGGTCTTGCTCAAGCTTTAG
- the typA gene encoding translational GTPase TypA has product MQQRFIRNVAIIAHVDHGKTTLVDQLFKHSGMFRENQAVAERLMDSMDLERERGITITAKNGSYRYGDYWINIIDTPGHADFGGQVERVLRMADGALLLVDAQEGPMPQTYFVLKKALANRLPVIVVVNKIDKPAARCEWVVDQVFDLFVKLNAPDEILDFPVVYTSAKQGYALNDPAEAVVDGGSMAPVSEMIVKHIPAPAGSPDMPLQMQVGTIDYSPYLGRLGIGKVVNGTLAINQPVVVARRDGSIRPVRISKIFHFDRDQKIAVDRASTGEIVAIAGMEDVTVGVTFTDPDDPRPLPLIDIDPPTISMDFIPNDSPFAGNEGRFVTSRHLKDRLERETLADVALQVEPLQDGVGFKVSGRGELHLSILIEKMRREGYELQATRPRVIMRQQDGQVLEPYERLTVDVDEQYQGAVIEKLGKLRGQLEEMTQNHGLTRMVFVVPTRGLLGYRPQFMTDTKGMGTMSYVFHGYGPYAGDIVNRLNGALVVKEQCVSVAYALFNLQERGTLFIGPGQPLYPGQIIGEHCRSGDLTVNPAKGKKLTNIRASGSDDAVLLTPPRLLSLEDCLSFINDDELVEVTPASIRLRKRPTAKTRG; this is encoded by the coding sequence ATGCAGCAGCGTTTTATTCGAAATGTGGCGATAATCGCCCATGTTGATCATGGCAAGACCACATTGGTCGATCAGTTATTTAAGCATTCCGGCATGTTTCGTGAAAACCAGGCAGTTGCCGAACGGCTCATGGATTCCATGGATCTGGAGCGGGAACGGGGTATTACCATCACCGCCAAGAACGGCTCCTATCGCTACGGCGATTATTGGATCAACATTATCGATACCCCCGGCCATGCCGATTTTGGCGGTCAGGTCGAGCGGGTGCTGCGCATGGCCGATGGTGCGCTGTTGCTCGTGGACGCCCAGGAAGGCCCGATGCCCCAGACCTATTTCGTGTTGAAGAAGGCCCTGGCTAATCGTTTGCCGGTCATCGTCGTGGTCAACAAAATCGACAAACCCGCCGCTCGCTGCGAGTGGGTCGTGGACCAGGTCTTCGATCTCTTTGTCAAGTTGAACGCCCCTGATGAGATACTCGACTTCCCGGTTGTCTATACCTCCGCCAAACAAGGGTATGCGTTGAACGATCCGGCCGAGGCGGTCGTGGATGGCGGATCCATGGCGCCGGTCTCGGAAATGATCGTCAAACACATACCGGCCCCGGCGGGATCTCCTGACATGCCGTTGCAGATGCAGGTGGGCACGATCGATTACTCGCCCTATCTCGGTCGTCTCGGCATCGGTAAGGTGGTGAACGGTACCCTGGCCATCAACCAGCCGGTGGTCGTGGCCCGGCGGGACGGCTCGATTCGACCGGTGCGGATTTCCAAGATATTTCACTTTGATCGGGACCAGAAGATTGCTGTTGACCGGGCCTCGACCGGCGAGATTGTGGCCATCGCCGGCATGGAGGACGTCACCGTCGGGGTGACTTTCACCGACCCGGATGATCCCCGGCCGTTGCCGCTCATAGATATTGATCCGCCTACCATTTCGATGGATTTTATCCCGAACGATTCACCGTTTGCCGGCAATGAAGGACGGTTTGTCACCTCCCGGCATCTCAAGGATCGGTTGGAGAGGGAGACCTTGGCCGATGTGGCGTTGCAGGTTGAGCCGCTGCAGGACGGGGTGGGATTCAAGGTGTCGGGACGCGGTGAGTTGCACTTGTCCATTTTGATCGAAAAGATGCGCCGCGAAGGCTATGAGTTGCAGGCCACCCGACCGCGGGTGATCATGCGCCAGCAGGATGGGCAGGTGCTTGAGCCGTATGAGCGGTTGACGGTTGATGTCGATGAGCAGTATCAGGGAGCGGTGATCGAGAAGCTCGGCAAATTGCGCGGACAACTGGAGGAGATGACGCAGAATCACGGCCTGACCAGGATGGTGTTCGTTGTACCCACCCGCGGTCTGCTCGGTTACCGGCCCCAGTTCATGACCGACACCAAAGGGATGGGCACCATGAGTTACGTATTTCATGGTTACGGACCGTATGCCGGAGACATTGTCAATCGCCTCAATGGCGCCCTGGTGGTTAAGGAGCAGTGTGTTTCCGTGGCCTACGCCCTGTTCAACCTGCAGGAGCGCGGTACGCTTTTTATCGGCCCGGGTCAACCGCTGTATCCTGGTCAGATCATCGGCGAGCATTGCCGGAGCGGGGATCTGACCGTCAACCCTGCCAAAGGCAAGAAGCTCACCAACATCAGGGCATCGGGTTCAGACGATGCGGTTCTTTTAACCCCGCCGCGCTTGCTCTCTCTGGAAGACTGTCTATCGTTTATCAACGATGATGAGTTGGTCGAGGTGACACCGGCCTCGATCAGGTTGCGCAAGCGACCTACGGCGAAAACGAGGGGGTAG